A window of Caldisericaceae bacterium contains these coding sequences:
- the ade gene encoding adenine deaminase has protein sequence MDTKTLTNIIDVARRKKPADILIKNANIINVFNESIEKGNIAVSDGFIAGVGNYEEATTVYDIEGRYVAPGFIDSHMHIESTMLIPPEFAKAVIPLGTTTAVVDPHEIANVAGISGIQFMVNSSKDLPIDIYFMLSSCVPATNLETSGATLYAEDLAILKGKDRILGLAEMMNYPGVINKDYEVLQKILLFHDGLIDGHAPTLSGYDLNAYLSSGVLADHECTTKEEALEKLAHGMWIMIREGSVTRDTLNLLPIISNETKHRILLCTDDKHPEDLISEGHINFAINLLVKNGIPLPQAVRFATLNPSLFFGFRRLGGVAPGFVADLVVFKDLQKIELVFKKGKLVAKEGNPLFEVEEPKHDNAVKNTINLKTATFEQLKVEGRNKKIRVISIKPDSVVTDELIYEPKIENGLVVSDTERDIIKIAVFERHKATGKVSVAFLKGLGLKYGAFATSIAHDSHNIIVAGVNDKDMLLTVSELESIGGGIALAKDGQVLDYIALPYGGLMTNMSVHEVAKKITELHRIAHSELGISHPDPFMALAFMSLAVIPKLKITDSGLVDVEKFTFVDLFV, from the coding sequence ATGGATACGAAAACTCTGACAAATATTATTGATGTTGCAAGGAGGAAAAAACCTGCAGATATTTTAATTAAAAATGCAAATATAATAAACGTATTCAATGAATCCATAGAAAAAGGAAATATTGCTGTTTCAGATGGTTTTATTGCTGGAGTGGGAAATTATGAAGAAGCTACAACTGTTTATGATATAGAAGGTCGTTATGTTGCTCCAGGATTTATAGACTCCCATATGCATATTGAAAGCACAATGCTTATACCTCCCGAATTTGCTAAGGCAGTGATTCCACTTGGGACAACTACTGCGGTTGTTGATCCACATGAAATTGCAAATGTTGCTGGAATTTCTGGGATTCAATTTATGGTTAACTCTTCAAAAGATCTTCCTATTGACATTTACTTTATGCTTTCAAGCTGTGTTCCCGCAACGAATCTTGAAACTTCTGGAGCAACACTTTACGCTGAAGATCTTGCAATTTTAAAAGGGAAGGATAGAATTCTTGGCCTTGCAGAAATGATGAATTATCCAGGTGTAATTAATAAAGACTATGAAGTACTTCAGAAAATTTTACTTTTTCATGACGGACTTATCGACGGCCATGCACCAACTTTAAGCGGATACGATTTAAATGCTTATCTATCAAGTGGAGTTCTTGCTGATCATGAATGCACAACAAAAGAAGAAGCCTTGGAAAAATTAGCACATGGAATGTGGATAATGATTAGGGAAGGATCTGTAACAAGAGATACGCTAAATTTACTTCCTATAATAAGTAATGAAACTAAACATAGGATCTTATTATGCACGGATGATAAACACCCTGAAGATCTAATATCAGAAGGGCACATTAATTTTGCAATAAACTTACTTGTAAAAAATGGAATTCCGCTACCACAAGCAGTGAGATTTGCAACGCTTAACCCATCTCTATTTTTTGGTTTTAGACGCTTAGGTGGAGTTGCTCCTGGTTTTGTTGCAGATTTAGTTGTGTTTAAAGATCTCCAAAAAATTGAATTAGTTTTTAAAAAAGGCAAACTTGTAGCAAAGGAAGGTAATCCACTGTTTGAAGTTGAAGAACCAAAGCACGATAATGCTGTTAAGAATACAATAAATTTAAAAACTGCAACTTTTGAACAGTTAAAAGTGGAAGGAAGGAATAAAAAAATACGGGTAATAAGTATAAAGCCAGATTCAGTAGTGACAGATGAACTCATTTATGAACCAAAAATAGAAAATGGCTTAGTTGTATCTGACACTGAAAGAGATATTATAAAAATAGCAGTCTTTGAAAGACACAAAGCAACTGGAAAAGTAAGCGTAGCATTTTTAAAAGGATTAGGACTAAAATACGGTGCTTTTGCTACGTCTATTGCCCACGACTCCCACAATATTATAGTTGCAGGAGTAAATGATAAAGATATGCTCCTTACCGTTAGCGAACTTGAATCAATTGGTGGGGGTATTGCCCTTGCAAAGGATGGACAAGTTTTAGATTATATTGCCCTCCCGTATGGTGGCTTGATGACAAACATGAGCGTCCATGAAGTTGCAAAAAAGATAACTGAACTGCATAGAATTGCCCATTCAGAATTAGGCATATCTCACCCCGATCCTTTTATGGCATTAGCGTTTATGTCTCTTGCTGTTATCCCAAAATTGAAAATCACTGATTCAGGCCTTGTTGATGTTGAAAAGTTTACTTTTGTTGACCTATTTGTTTAA
- the ssnA gene encoding putative aminohydrolase SsnA yields the protein MKILYNGNIVTFNHSEPFIVNGAVVIEEGKIVDFGSSFAMLSKYKNAELFDLDGNFLVPGLINTHMHLYSTFARGFGFNGASPYTFQEILEQIWWKLDKLLTTEEEIYYSALLPAIEGLKAGTTTVIDHHASFGLINGSLDIVEKALKDAQIRGVLAYETSDRWGESLSKESIQENIRYIKKSKNEDFFNALFGLHASFTLKDSTLESVGEIGKSLGVGFHIHVAEGIEDLEHALKTSGIRTVERLSKFGILKDGTLAVHCININEKEMDILKETKTTVIHNPESNMNNGVGVAPILEMDKKGILIGLGTDGYTPSMIESVKVAHILPKLAYKDPRVGSDLAYRMLFENNPKIANRFFKAKVGTIDRGAYGDLVVLDYKPPTEVNDKNFYYHLIFGIRENSVKDVFVHGKQLVSNRHLKELDEKEITMKSKEVAKEFWRKF from the coding sequence ATGAAAATCCTTTACAATGGAAATATTGTCACCTTTAACCATAGCGAACCTTTTATAGTAAATGGTGCAGTAGTTATTGAGGAAGGCAAAATTGTTGACTTTGGTAGTTCTTTTGCAATGCTCAGCAAGTATAAAAACGCAGAGCTATTTGATCTTGATGGAAATTTTCTTGTTCCAGGATTAATTAACACACATATGCATCTTTACAGCACTTTTGCAAGAGGCTTTGGATTTAATGGCGCAAGTCCATATACCTTTCAAGAAATACTTGAACAAATCTGGTGGAAACTTGATAAACTACTTACAACTGAAGAAGAAATTTATTATAGTGCCTTACTTCCAGCAATAGAAGGCCTAAAAGCAGGAACTACCACAGTAATAGATCACCACGCCTCTTTTGGTTTAATTAATGGTTCCCTTGATATAGTTGAGAAAGCTTTAAAAGACGCTCAAATAAGAGGAGTATTGGCCTATGAAACTTCTGACAGATGGGGAGAGAGTTTAAGTAAAGAATCTATCCAAGAAAATATTAGATACATTAAGAAGAGTAAAAACGAAGATTTTTTTAATGCCTTGTTTGGACTACATGCTTCTTTTACCCTTAAGGACTCCACATTAGAAAGTGTTGGTGAAATTGGAAAAAGTCTCGGTGTTGGTTTTCATATACATGTAGCAGAAGGAATTGAAGACCTTGAACACGCATTAAAAACAAGTGGAATTAGGACTGTTGAAAGATTAAGCAAGTTTGGTATTTTAAAAGATGGGACTCTTGCTGTTCATTGCATAAATATTAACGAAAAAGAAATGGATATCTTGAAAGAAACAAAAACCACAGTAATACATAATCCTGAGTCAAACATGAATAATGGAGTAGGAGTTGCCCCTATATTGGAGATGGATAAAAAAGGTATTTTGATAGGTTTAGGAACAGATGGATATACTCCTTCAATGATAGAATCAGTGAAAGTTGCTCATATACTACCAAAATTGGCTTACAAAGATCCAAGAGTGGGTAGCGATCTTGCTTACAGAATGCTTTTTGAAAATAATCCAAAAATTGCAAATAGATTCTTTAAAGCAAAAGTAGGTACAATTGATCGTGGTGCTTATGGAGACTTGGTTGTATTAGACTACAAACCTCCAACTGAAGTAAACGATAAGAATTTCTATTATCACTTAATTTTTGGAATAAGGGAAAACTCAGTTAAAGATGTTTTTGTGCATGGAAAACAACTTGTTAGTAATCGTCATCTGAAAGAACTTGACGAAAAAGAAATAACTATGAAATCAAAAGAAGTAGCAAAAGAATTTTGGAGGAAATTCTAA
- a CDS encoding DUF503 domain-containing protein: protein MHVGICNINLVVFNSASLKQKRQVVQSLTAKIRNNFNVAIAEENNDSWKDVSLTIVSVNNEAPYLLSTLSKIVDFLKRDLRVSVSDYNIEIL from the coding sequence ATGCATGTGGGGATTTGTAATATAAATTTAGTTGTATTTAACTCTGCCTCTTTGAAGCAAAAGAGACAAGTGGTCCAGAGTTTAACTGCAAAAATAAGGAATAATTTCAATGTTGCCATAGCAGAAGAAAATAACGATAGTTGGAAAGATGTTTCTCTTACAATTGTTAGTGTGAATAATGAGGCGCCATACTTATTAAGCACACTTTCAAAAATCGTGGATTTCCTAAAAAGGGATTTAAGAGTTTCTGTTTCAGATTATAATATAGAAATTCTTTAA
- a CDS encoding ABC transporter ATP-binding protein — MAEVRLVNVVKRFGNVIAVDNVNIDVKDGEFLVLLGPSGCGKTTTLRIIAGLEEVTSGEVYIGDRLVNDVPPKDRDIAMVFQNYALYPHMNVFKNISFGLELRKVPKAVIEKKVKEVSEMLGIDNLLNRKPKELSGGQRQRVALARAIVRDPKVYLMDEPLSNLDAKLRVQTRGELIKLHERLGVTTVYVTHDQVEAMTLGDRVVVINKGVVQQIGTPKEVFDHPANKFVAGFVGTPPMNFFNVRVEQEEENIVLRGSDFSLTVPKDFAAILKNANIQGREVILGIRPKDIFPKEELIESQKGNVQVLKAPIDFVEVMGSETFLHFRLNGSLSVARASANTSYKMGDTIELFVDVRNIHVFDKDTETAYF; from the coding sequence ATGGCAGAAGTAAGATTGGTAAACGTTGTAAAAAGATTCGGTAATGTCATCGCTGTCGATAATGTAAATATAGATGTAAAAGATGGAGAATTCTTAGTTTTACTTGGTCCATCGGGCTGTGGAAAAACTACAACACTTAGGATTATTGCTGGTCTTGAAGAGGTAACGTCTGGAGAAGTGTACATTGGAGATAGACTTGTAAATGATGTACCCCCTAAAGACAGAGATATCGCAATGGTGTTCCAGAACTATGCCTTATATCCTCACATGAATGTATTTAAAAATATTTCATTTGGACTTGAATTGAGAAAAGTGCCTAAAGCAGTGATTGAAAAAAAAGTCAAAGAAGTCTCCGAAATGCTTGGTATTGATAATCTCCTTAACAGAAAACCAAAAGAACTTTCCGGTGGACAGAGACAAAGAGTTGCACTTGCTCGTGCAATTGTTAGAGACCCAAAAGTATATCTCATGGATGAACCACTTTCAAACCTTGACGCCAAATTAAGAGTTCAGACAAGAGGAGAACTAATAAAACTCCATGAAAGACTTGGGGTTACAACAGTTTATGTCACACACGACCAGGTTGAAGCAATGACTCTTGGAGATAGAGTTGTAGTAATAAACAAAGGAGTTGTACAGCAAATAGGAACTCCAAAAGAAGTGTTCGATCATCCTGCAAATAAGTTTGTAGCTGGTTTTGTTGGAACTCCTCCAATGAACTTCTTTAATGTTAGAGTTGAACAAGAGGAAGAAAATATTGTTTTAAGAGGTTCTGATTTTTCACTCACAGTTCCTAAGGATTTTGCAGCAATACTTAAAAATGCGAATATTCAAGGTAGAGAAGTAATTTTAGGCATTAGACCTAAAGATATCTTCCCAAAAGAAGAACTCATTGAATCTCAAAAGGGTAATGTTCAAGTATTGAAGGCACCAATTGATTTTGTTGAAGTCATGGGCTCAGAAACATTTTTACATTTTAGATTAAACGGTTCACTTTCTGTTGCAAGAGCCTCTGCAAACACTTCTTATAAAATGGGTGATACAATTGAATTATTTGTAGATGTAAGAAATATTCATGTCTTCGATAAAGATACAGAAACTGCTTACTTTTAA
- the galT gene encoding galactose-1-phosphate uridylyltransferase → MPELRRDPTTGKWVIIATERALRPTDFKSEEDTVKGPEGCPFCEGNESMTPPEIVADRKEGTLPNSPGWFVRTIPNKYPALKVEGELNRHGLGIYDMMNGVGAHEVIVESTSHYDSFSTLPLDQVERILWMFRERMLDLRKDTRLKYILIFKNKGKKAGASLEHPHSQLIATPVLPDVVKLEMDMALKYYQYKERCIYCDIVENELENTERIIDSNEKFVSFVPFAATVPFEIMILPREHISDFSQIKSAEIKLLAKTLQNSLKMLEKAVKNVPYNLYIHTSPLDNLNISYYHFHIHIVPRLTQLAGFEWGSGFYINPMVPEQAAEFLRKAKEENI, encoded by the coding sequence ATGCCAGAATTAAGAAGAGACCCTACAACTGGAAAATGGGTAATTATAGCAACAGAAAGAGCATTGAGGCCAACTGATTTTAAAAGTGAAGAAGATACAGTAAAAGGACCTGAAGGTTGTCCTTTTTGTGAAGGTAATGAAAGCATGACACCGCCTGAGATAGTTGCGGATAGAAAAGAGGGAACTTTACCAAACTCACCTGGTTGGTTCGTTAGGACCATTCCCAATAAGTATCCTGCATTAAAAGTAGAAGGTGAGTTAAACAGGCATGGATTGGGTATTTACGATATGATGAACGGAGTTGGGGCACACGAAGTAATTGTTGAATCCACAAGCCATTATGATTCTTTTAGTACTCTTCCGCTTGATCAAGTTGAAAGGATACTTTGGATGTTTAGAGAGAGAATGCTTGATTTAAGAAAAGACACTCGTTTGAAATACATCCTTATTTTTAAAAACAAAGGGAAAAAGGCTGGTGCATCCTTAGAGCATCCACATTCTCAACTTATTGCTACACCTGTTTTACCTGATGTTGTGAAATTGGAAATGGATATGGCTCTTAAATACTACCAATACAAGGAAAGATGTATATACTGTGATATTGTAGAAAACGAATTGGAAAATACAGAAAGGATCATTGATTCAAACGAGAAATTTGTTTCTTTTGTTCCTTTTGCAGCAACTGTGCCTTTTGAAATTATGATTTTACCAAGAGAACATATCTCTGATTTTAGTCAAATTAAATCGGCAGAGATTAAACTACTTGCAAAAACTTTACAAAATTCGCTTAAGATGTTAGAAAAGGCCGTCAAAAATGTTCCTTATAATCTTTATATCCATACTTCACCGTTAGATAATTTGAATATTTCATACTACCATTTCCATATACATATTGTGCCAAGACTTACTCAACTTGCCGGTTTTGAATGGGGCTCTGGCTTTTATATTAATCCAATGGTTCCAGAGCAAGCAGCAGAATTCTTACGTAAAGCTAAGGAGGAAAACATATGA
- the glgA gene encoding glycogen synthase GlgA codes for MKIAIVSSEAVPFSKTGGLADVAGALFKVFSNMGEETYLFSPYYKKTKETFKDPVDKFDFSVEIDGKKVKGFANIFKLYDNGNAILIEQDEYFERDGLYGERGVDYIDNALRFGFFNKAVLETIILLDLKPDILHLNDWQTGLLPLFIKDRGLKLKTLFTIHNLAYQGNFESDYLEKLRIDPKYFTIDGVEFYGSLSFMKTGIVFADKISTVSPTYAKEILTKEFGERLEGILSTRKKDLIGILNGIDTDIWNPETDTFIYKNFNKQTLELKEDNKIQFLNEIGLQNLEFPLFGMVSRLASQKGVDILTEALTKLLKENINVVILGTGEKPLEEKLKTLSELFPEKFKLFLTFDESLAHKIYASSDFFLMPSKYEPCGLGQMIALRYATLPIVHETGGLKDTVDNFSEITGCGNGFSFEEYSGEELEKLTMYVINLFKNKDMMMKLKRVAMDCNFSWENSAKQYLKLYEEIRNEN; via the coding sequence ATGAAAATCGCAATAGTATCAAGTGAAGCAGTTCCTTTTTCTAAAACGGGCGGTTTAGCAGATGTTGCAGGTGCACTATTTAAGGTATTCTCAAATATGGGGGAAGAAACATACCTTTTTTCGCCCTATTACAAAAAAACAAAAGAGACTTTTAAAGACCCAGTAGACAAATTTGATTTTTCTGTAGAGATTGATGGAAAAAAGGTAAAAGGTTTTGCGAATATTTTTAAACTATACGACAACGGAAATGCAATTTTGATTGAACAAGATGAATATTTTGAAAGAGATGGACTTTATGGTGAAAGAGGGGTTGATTACATTGACAATGCCTTAAGATTTGGCTTCTTTAATAAGGCTGTTCTTGAAACCATTATCTTATTAGATCTAAAACCCGATATTTTACACTTGAACGATTGGCAAACTGGACTTTTGCCATTATTCATAAAAGATAGAGGTTTGAAATTAAAGACTTTATTTACCATTCATAATCTTGCATACCAGGGCAATTTTGAAAGTGATTATTTAGAAAAATTAAGAATTGATCCAAAATATTTTACAATTGATGGAGTAGAATTCTATGGGTCGCTAAGTTTTATGAAAACAGGGATCGTGTTTGCAGATAAAATAAGCACTGTGAGCCCAACATATGCAAAAGAAATCCTCACTAAAGAGTTTGGAGAAAGGTTGGAAGGAATCCTTTCAACTAGAAAAAAAGACTTAATAGGAATACTTAACGGAATTGATACCGATATTTGGAATCCAGAAACCGACACCTTTATTTATAAGAATTTTAACAAACAAACACTTGAATTGAAAGAAGACAACAAAATACAGTTTTTAAATGAAATAGGTTTGCAAAATTTAGAATTCCCTCTTTTTGGAATGGTTAGTAGACTTGCATCACAAAAAGGAGTTGATATACTTACTGAAGCTCTTACTAAACTCTTGAAGGAAAACATAAACGTTGTAATTCTTGGAACAGGTGAAAAACCTTTGGAAGAAAAACTAAAAACTTTAAGTGAACTTTTCCCAGAAAAATTTAAACTATTCCTTACATTTGACGAAAGCCTTGCACACAAAATCTATGCTTCTTCAGACTTCTTCCTTATGCCATCAAAATACGAGCCATGTGGCTTAGGTCAGATGATAGCATTAAGATATGCAACGCTTCCAATTGTGCATGAAACAGGGGGGTTGAAAGATACTGTCGATAACTTCTCAGAGATAACAGGTTGTGGAAATGGTTTTTCCTTTGAAGAATATTCAGGAGAAGAGCTAGAAAAATTAACTATGTATGTAATTAATCTCTTTAAAAATAAAGACATGATGATGAAATTAAAGAGAGTTGCTATGGATTGTAACTTTTCATGGGAAAATTCTGCAAAACAATATTTAAAACTTTACGAGGAAATAAGGAATGAAAATTAA